A section of the Mesobacillus jeotgali genome encodes:
- a CDS encoding SDR family oxidoreductase, producing MEHGYFFTGFPGFISNQLIREVFRRNTGQGTVYVLVLPNMIEKAESERAKIIKDINLEENQFEIITGDITVSGLGIDQQVNARLGAKITHIFHLAAIYDLAVPREIAYRVNVEGTRNVNDWATTLKNIQRYTYFSTAFVAGKREGILYEDELIKPPGFKNFYEETKYEAEVLVESVKSEIPVTIIRPGIVKGHSKTGETIKFDGPYFIMNFIDRLGFMPFLPTLGKGDTVVNLVPVDYIIEATTYLTFADIGAGKTYHLTDPNPYKVSELYEMMMLELLKKQPKGSVPLSLAKAGLNFRGLRRYLGVEKEALDYFTWRGTFDSSQAQDDLKGSGIVCPDFKEGIAVMAAFYRENKHKPHYQINIV from the coding sequence ATGGAGCACGGCTACTTTTTTACAGGCTTTCCGGGATTCATAAGCAATCAATTAATCCGAGAGGTGTTTCGGAGAAATACTGGCCAGGGGACGGTTTATGTACTGGTATTGCCAAATATGATTGAAAAGGCGGAATCTGAGAGAGCTAAAATTATTAAGGATATTAACCTAGAGGAAAATCAATTCGAAATTATTACTGGGGACATTACAGTATCAGGTTTAGGGATTGACCAGCAAGTAAATGCTCGGCTTGGGGCAAAGATTACTCACATTTTCCATCTGGCGGCTATATACGACCTGGCAGTACCCAGGGAAATAGCTTACAGGGTGAATGTGGAAGGTACCAGGAATGTAAATGATTGGGCGACAACATTAAAAAATATTCAACGCTACACATATTTCAGCACGGCATTTGTCGCTGGCAAACGTGAAGGAATCCTATATGAGGATGAATTGATAAAGCCACCCGGTTTTAAGAACTTCTATGAGGAGACTAAATACGAAGCAGAGGTCCTGGTGGAATCAGTTAAGTCAGAGATTCCAGTAACCATCATCAGGCCAGGCATCGTCAAGGGTCATTCAAAGACAGGGGAAACGATAAAATTCGATGGGCCGTATTTCATTATGAATTTTATCGACCGGCTCGGCTTCATGCCTTTCTTACCCACTCTTGGCAAGGGCGATACTGTAGTCAATCTAGTGCCGGTAGATTATATTATTGAAGCTACCACCTATTTGACATTCGCAGACATCGGTGCAGGTAAGACGTATCATCTTACTGATCCGAATCCCTATAAAGTATCAGAACTATATGAAATGATGATGTTAGAATTATTGAAAAAGCAGCCTAAAGGTTCTGTGCCTTTGTCCCTGGCAAAAGCGGGGCTAAACTTCAGGGGCTTGAGGAGATACCTGGGTGTTGAAAAAGAGGCGCTCGATTATTTTACATGGCGAGGCACTTTCGACTCTTCCCAGGCGCAGGACGACCTTAAGGGATCAGGAATCGTATGTCCTGATTTTAAGGAAGGGATTGCCGTGATGGCCGCTTTTTATCGGGAGAATAAACATAAGCCCCATTATCAAATTAACATCGTTTGA
- a CDS encoding efflux RND transporter permease subunit: MKISNFSIRRPVFTLVTMFLVLILGVVSLMRIPLKLIPDINPPVGVVVTNYQGASPEEVMEKVTKPLEANLATLPGIKTMTSTSQEGANLILMQFSWTTNLDDIQDEVIQRLDMTPMPDDANKPRFIKFDPSQFPIIQLSLSSDKDETALRELAEELELELTKVEGVASVNLSGTSIREVRIELDQQKLRDYKLSQSDIVDLIRANDVSMPGDTILTDGKELTTRIISTLDSLDTLKNLTVFTNPVSKQKVTLADVGKVELQKQDDRTITRTNQTPSVLLSVLQQSDANTAEVSKAFLDELDTLLERDKYSGIESDILFDQGDYIKLAIGNISNSLIVGGLLAMVVLFFFLRNVKSPLIIGIAIPYSVIFTFVLMFFADFTLNIMTLGGLALGIGMLVDNAIVVIENIYRHLSMGKDSKTAARDGSKEVGAAITASTLTTVAVFLPVVFISGIIGELFTEFALTISFSLFASLIVALTVVPMLASRLLKAPKKNIEARRQRSRSMRGLEKSVRWSLRHRFVVILVTLLMLAAGGYGVTTVGTQFIPPTDEGFFSVRVNLENGAALTETEKVLKALEDELKGEEDVDVYVSLVGTTQEASFRGTTNANVGELYVKMDELGEREVSTFQFVDDVKKDLEQAAAKANSTAELSFNMQSTSGSAPNTLTFNVRDSSEKRLNGSVEKIYDSLKELEDVNELTTSQNDTVEEVQITVDRDKALAQGLAPAQVAMVVNNVTRGDMATQMSGENEEILGVYVEYDRDVTQNIDKLKQLLIKKPDGSYVTLGQITNIEIGEGPVKLQRINQQSAVEFTMKYKSSTNLGDISKEVDKKIEELDLPDETEVVFSGERELLESSIDDLILAFVLAIILIYLVMAAQFESLKYPFVIMFTVPLIVIGISIALTATQTPVSLTVIIGVIVLAGIVVNNGIVLVDYINQKKERGLNPHEAIVLSVKDRARPILMTALTTILGLVPLALGIGEGTEINQPMGITVIGGLISSTFLTLFVIPVVYSFFDRDYRRRNKMYATPDGHLVPAYLLTEHTDSKYATEADQRTPDFQKGKYSKEEMAGMLEELLHLIKEEDTNQDFRRRR, translated from the coding sequence ATGAAAATCAGCAATTTTTCGATCAGAAGGCCTGTTTTTACATTAGTGACCATGTTTTTGGTCTTGATACTCGGTGTGGTTTCATTGATGAGGATTCCTTTGAAGCTGATTCCCGATATAAATCCACCCGTCGGAGTGGTAGTGACCAATTATCAGGGAGCAAGTCCAGAGGAAGTCATGGAGAAGGTGACGAAGCCGCTAGAAGCGAATCTGGCAACTCTGCCGGGGATCAAGACGATGACATCGACTTCACAGGAAGGTGCAAACCTGATCCTGATGCAGTTTTCCTGGACAACCAATCTTGACGATATCCAGGATGAAGTCATCCAGAGGCTGGATATGACTCCAATGCCGGATGATGCTAACAAGCCAAGATTCATAAAGTTTGATCCATCACAATTCCCGATTATCCAGCTTTCGTTAAGCTCGGATAAGGATGAAACAGCTTTAAGGGAACTCGCGGAAGAACTGGAGCTGGAGCTCACGAAGGTAGAAGGTGTTGCCAGCGTAAACCTCTCTGGTACATCTATACGTGAAGTGAGGATTGAACTGGATCAACAAAAGTTAAGAGATTATAAACTGAGCCAATCTGATATTGTTGACCTCATCAGAGCAAATGATGTTTCAATGCCAGGCGATACGATATTGACTGATGGCAAAGAATTGACTACGAGGATCATAAGTACTTTGGATTCACTTGATACATTGAAGAATCTGACAGTGTTCACCAATCCGGTATCCAAGCAAAAGGTAACGCTGGCAGATGTAGGAAAGGTTGAACTGCAAAAGCAGGATGACCGGACAATAACAAGGACGAACCAGACTCCCTCAGTATTACTGAGTGTCCTTCAGCAGTCCGATGCAAATACAGCAGAGGTTTCAAAAGCATTCCTGGATGAACTTGATACCTTGCTTGAAAGGGATAAATATTCTGGAATCGAGTCGGATATTCTCTTTGACCAGGGCGATTATATAAAATTAGCTATCGGCAATATCTCAAACTCGCTTATTGTGGGAGGTTTATTGGCGATGGTGGTGCTGTTCTTCTTTCTGAGGAATGTGAAAAGCCCGCTCATCATTGGAATAGCGATTCCTTATTCCGTTATTTTTACCTTTGTATTGATGTTCTTTGCTGATTTCACCTTAAATATCATGACACTTGGCGGACTGGCACTCGGTATCGGGATGCTCGTTGATAATGCCATTGTGGTCATCGAAAATATTTACCGTCACCTGTCGATGGGCAAAGACTCGAAAACAGCTGCCAGGGATGGCTCCAAGGAAGTCGGGGCGGCCATTACCGCATCAACTTTGACGACAGTAGCTGTGTTTTTGCCGGTTGTTTTTATTTCAGGAATCATTGGAGAGCTCTTCACAGAGTTTGCCTTGACGATTTCATTCAGCCTTTTTGCCTCTTTAATAGTGGCATTGACAGTTGTTCCAATGCTGGCAAGCAGACTTTTGAAAGCACCTAAGAAAAACATCGAGGCAAGAAGGCAACGATCCAGGTCGATGAGAGGATTGGAGAAGTCAGTCAGATGGTCACTGCGTCATCGTTTTGTCGTCATTCTGGTCACTTTACTGATGCTTGCTGCTGGCGGTTATGGGGTTACAACTGTCGGCACGCAATTTATTCCGCCAACAGATGAAGGCTTCTTCAGCGTAAGGGTTAACCTTGAAAATGGAGCAGCACTGACAGAAACGGAAAAAGTTCTAAAAGCATTGGAAGATGAGCTCAAAGGCGAAGAAGATGTTGATGTTTACGTAAGTTTGGTCGGCACGACCCAGGAAGCATCCTTCAGAGGGACAACGAATGCGAATGTCGGTGAGTTGTATGTGAAAATGGATGAGCTTGGGGAAAGGGAAGTCAGTACCTTCCAGTTTGTTGATGATGTGAAAAAAGACCTTGAGCAAGCTGCAGCCAAAGCAAACAGCACTGCTGAACTAAGCTTCAACATGCAATCTACTTCGGGATCTGCACCAAACACACTTACATTCAATGTCCGTGATTCCAGTGAAAAAAGGCTGAACGGATCGGTTGAAAAAATTTACGATTCCCTGAAAGAGCTTGAGGATGTTAACGAACTGACTACAAGCCAAAATGACACGGTGGAAGAAGTACAGATTACCGTGGACAGAGATAAGGCGCTTGCTCAGGGATTGGCTCCAGCTCAAGTTGCAATGGTTGTCAACAATGTAACCAGAGGGGACATGGCAACACAAATGTCTGGAGAGAATGAAGAGATTCTTGGTGTCTATGTAGAATATGACAGGGATGTAACCCAGAACATTGATAAGTTAAAACAGTTACTCATCAAGAAACCTGATGGAAGTTATGTCACTTTAGGGCAAATTACCAATATTGAAATAGGTGAAGGCCCTGTTAAACTGCAGAGGATTAATCAGCAAAGCGCAGTTGAATTCACGATGAAATACAAATCTTCCACAAACCTTGGCGATATTTCTAAGGAAGTGGATAAAAAAATAGAAGAACTTGATTTGCCTGATGAAACTGAAGTAGTCTTCAGCGGGGAAAGAGAGCTTCTGGAATCTTCAATTGATGATTTGATTCTTGCTTTTGTTCTGGCAATCATCCTGATTTATCTTGTGATGGCTGCCCAGTTCGAATCCTTGAAATATCCATTTGTCATCATGTTTACGGTTCCGCTGATTGTAATTGGTATATCAATTGCATTGACGGCCACACAAACGCCAGTCAGTTTGACAGTTATCATTGGAGTGATTGTCCTCGCAGGGATTGTAGTAAACAACGGAATCGTGCTGGTCGACTACATCAATCAAAAGAAAGAGCGGGGTTTGAATCCGCATGAAGCGATCGTTCTATCGGTAAAAGACCGGGCACGCCCAATCCTGATGACTGCATTGACGACTATTCTTGGATTGGTCCCGCTTGCACTCGGTATAGGAGAAGGCACCGAAATTAATCAGCCAATGGGTATTACTGTCATCGGCGGCCTGATCAGCAGTACCTTCCTGACACTGTTTGTCATTCCAGTGGTTTACAGCTTTTTTGACAGGGACTACAGAAGAAGGAATAAAATGTACGCTACGCCGGACGGCCATCTTGTTCCAGCCTATCTGCTCACAGAACATACAGACTCTAAATATGCAACTGAAGCAGACCAACGGACGCCAGACTTCCAGAAAGGGAAATACTCGAAAGAAGAAATGGCCGGTATGCTCGAAGAACTTCTTCACCTTATAAAAGAAGAAGATACAAATCAGGATTTTAGAAGACGAAGATAA
- a CDS encoding DUF5667 domain-containing protein, with protein MKKLSNPEMKKIAKSTLALVLAGTFTFSPIAMAEENYSDLETVEMQNVSPEEVEEAKSQVEELEEINPSLIPGDFFYFAKIALEKIRLAFTFEQAEEAELLATYAAERLAEAGALFAEGEEEEALKVIEAAVEYMESSQDIVDQETSNEGEEETLAEDGTPSEEAVEETDSKEAATKSEESLDQSASGDDSAEVIENEEVISEDPFEEIEGMLRQNIIALKAAMGHVGNENAKAQLQKNIDKTYAKMAKKLAKLEGKYAEKPDEEEKNETTEQVELEPVVESDLQPADETPEVEDNDSAETEETMPADDDKTAVSAVSVVKAEKEKAKQERKAERAAVKQERKEARQQIKEVKQQAKQDKKEEKKTSNKAEKGHGNGKGNDKN; from the coding sequence ATGAAGAAACTATCTAACCCAGAGATGAAAAAAATCGCAAAGAGTACTCTAGCTCTAGTGCTTGCAGGTACATTTACCTTTTCCCCAATCGCAATGGCAGAAGAAAACTATTCCGATTTAGAAACGGTAGAAATGCAAAATGTCAGCCCGGAAGAGGTTGAAGAAGCAAAGTCACAGGTTGAAGAGCTTGAAGAAATTAATCCATCGTTAATTCCCGGAGATTTCTTTTACTTTGCGAAAATTGCCTTGGAGAAAATCAGGCTTGCTTTTACATTCGAACAGGCGGAAGAAGCAGAATTGCTTGCTACATATGCAGCAGAACGACTTGCAGAAGCTGGGGCATTGTTCGCTGAAGGAGAAGAAGAAGAAGCCTTAAAAGTAATTGAGGCTGCTGTAGAATACATGGAATCCTCACAGGACATCGTCGATCAGGAAACCTCAAATGAGGGGGAAGAGGAAACCTTAGCTGAAGACGGAACACCCTCTGAAGAAGCTGTAGAAGAAACAGATTCTAAGGAGGCTGCAACAAAATCAGAAGAGTCCCTGGACCAATCAGCGTCTGGAGATGATTCTGCAGAAGTAATCGAAAACGAAGAGGTAATCAGTGAAGATCCATTCGAAGAAATCGAAGGCATGCTTCGACAGAATATCATAGCATTGAAGGCGGCTATGGGTCACGTTGGTAATGAGAATGCAAAGGCGCAACTCCAAAAGAATATTGACAAGACTTACGCCAAAATGGCAAAGAAATTGGCAAAATTAGAAGGAAAGTATGCTGAAAAGCCGGATGAGGAAGAAAAGAACGAAACAACTGAGCAAGTTGAATTGGAACCAGTTGTTGAGTCAGACCTTCAGCCTGCAGATGAAACTCCTGAAGTTGAAGATAATGATTCTGCAGAGACCGAGGAAACCATGCCAGCAGATGACGATAAAACAGCAGTATCAGCAGTATCAGTTGTAAAAGCGGAGAAAGAAAAAGCCAAGCAAGAACGTAAGGCTGAAAGGGCTGCTGTGAAACAGGAGCGCAAAGAGGCCAGGCAGCAAATCAAAGAAGTAAAGCAACAGGCTAAACAAGATAAAAAAGAGGAAAAGAAAACAAGCAACAAAGCAGAAAAAGGACATGGCAACGGAAAAGGCAATGACAAAAACTAA
- the sigI gene encoding RNA polymerase sigma factor SigI, with amino-acid sequence MLSLLFMAKKKRRPLEETVEKIHQGDAALREELIESYKPFIAKTVSSVCKRYIHESDDEFSIGLIAFNEAIQKYSSEKGNSLLSFAEVMIKRRVIDYIRQQSRNQNLSFNISSDPNEEEQQRSTIEDELSLDEFRKKTEQELRRDEIIQFQTILKDFDLSFQDLLEQSPKHADARKNAMLVAKSMVENEELKNLLLDKKRLPIKQLEDRVKVSRKTIERNRKYIIAIALILIGDYVYLKDYIKGVLET; translated from the coding sequence TTGCTAAGTTTATTGTTCATGGCAAAGAAAAAGCGCAGGCCACTGGAAGAAACGGTAGAGAAAATCCACCAGGGGGATGCTGCATTAAGAGAAGAATTAATTGAATCTTATAAGCCATTTATTGCCAAGACTGTTTCGTCGGTCTGCAAGAGATACATACATGAGTCTGACGATGAATTTAGCATTGGCCTCATCGCTTTTAATGAGGCAATCCAGAAATATTCGTCTGAAAAAGGAAATTCTTTATTAAGTTTTGCTGAAGTAATGATTAAGCGCAGGGTGATTGATTATATCCGCCAGCAAAGCCGGAATCAAAACCTGAGCTTCAATATATCAAGTGATCCAAATGAGGAAGAGCAGCAGCGTTCAACCATTGAAGATGAGCTGTCACTGGATGAGTTCCGTAAAAAAACAGAACAGGAACTTAGAAGAGACGAAATCATTCAATTCCAAACTATACTAAAGGATTTTGACCTGTCTTTCCAGGACTTGCTCGAGCAATCGCCAAAACACGCGGATGCCCGTAAAAATGCGATGCTTGTTGCCAAATCCATGGTGGAAAACGAAGAATTAAAGAATCTGTTGCTTGATAAAAAGCGTTTGCCAATCAAGCAGCTGGAGGATAGGGTCAAAGTCAGCAGAAAAACAATAGAGCGAAACAGAAAATATATAATAGCTATCGCACTTATTTTAATTGGGGATTATGTGTATCTAAAGGATTATATTAAAGGGGTGTTGGAGACATGA
- a CDS encoding aldehyde dehydrogenase family protein produces MHSVEYAGKLAVIAPATGKVIAEIQETPVHEVPLFYDQGRKAFDKWSSLPITQRLAFLRKLKQLMVDEMDEIARVISDDTGKVLTEAIVADIMPTLDAIDHIIRHAGQVLGRRRVKTPLLLFGKKSFIEYMPRGVVLVISPWNYPLQLAMVPMISALAGGNSVILKPSEVTPLVGKCIEDLFMRSGFPQGTIQVAHGGKEVGAAFTAGKPDYIFFTGSVRTGKIIQQQAAKDLIPTTLELGGKDPMIVFGDANLERAAKAAAWGAFTNSGQVCMSAERLYVERAVYHEFLEKLKTEVNSLQQGDGINADVGSMTFPAQINVVKEQLDEALKRGAKLETGLKPEDWKEGMFLPLTVVTEVDQDMKIIQEETFGPLLPVVPFDTEEEAIAYANGTVFGLNASVWSRDREKARRVACRLVSGAVVINDVIITVANHGLPFGGTKESGIGRYHSEAGLRVFCHEKSIMEDRGFMKSEIQWYPYKGKYPLFLSLFKSYFSEKRDWVTFVKSYITLLKSNK; encoded by the coding sequence GTGCATTCAGTTGAATACGCTGGGAAGCTGGCAGTAATAGCTCCGGCAACAGGGAAGGTCATTGCGGAAATTCAAGAGACGCCTGTCCATGAGGTTCCCCTCTTTTATGATCAGGGGAGGAAGGCCTTCGACAAATGGAGTTCTCTGCCTATTACCCAGCGACTCGCTTTTTTAAGGAAGCTGAAACAGTTGATGGTTGATGAGATGGATGAGATTGCCAGGGTCATCTCAGATGATACAGGCAAAGTATTGACTGAAGCGATTGTGGCCGATATCATGCCGACACTCGATGCGATTGACCATATCATCAGGCATGCCGGACAGGTTTTGGGGAGGCGAAGAGTTAAAACACCATTGCTGCTGTTCGGCAAGAAATCATTTATTGAATATATGCCTCGTGGTGTTGTACTTGTAATCTCTCCATGGAATTATCCTCTGCAGCTGGCGATGGTTCCGATGATCAGCGCCCTTGCAGGAGGGAACTCGGTTATTTTAAAGCCGTCTGAGGTGACACCGCTAGTCGGAAAATGTATTGAAGACTTGTTCATGCGCTCAGGATTCCCACAAGGCACAATCCAGGTAGCACATGGGGGCAAAGAGGTAGGAGCAGCTTTTACCGCTGGAAAACCGGATTATATCTTTTTCACAGGTTCTGTCCGGACAGGAAAAATCATTCAACAGCAGGCAGCTAAGGATTTGATTCCAACTACTCTGGAACTCGGCGGCAAGGACCCGATGATAGTCTTCGGAGATGCCAATCTTGAGAGGGCAGCAAAGGCGGCTGCCTGGGGTGCATTCACCAACAGCGGACAGGTTTGTATGAGTGCAGAACGCCTGTATGTAGAACGGGCGGTTTATCATGAATTCCTTGAGAAATTGAAAACTGAAGTGAACTCACTTCAACAAGGTGATGGAATAAATGCTGATGTTGGTTCTATGACATTTCCTGCCCAGATAAACGTAGTGAAGGAACAGCTGGATGAGGCTCTTAAACGAGGTGCAAAATTAGAAACTGGACTCAAACCAGAGGATTGGAAGGAAGGCATGTTCTTGCCGCTGACAGTCGTAACCGAAGTTGATCAGGATATGAAAATCATCCAGGAGGAGACATTTGGCCCATTGCTGCCTGTTGTTCCGTTTGATACCGAAGAAGAAGCAATTGCCTATGCAAACGGCACTGTGTTTGGATTAAATGCCAGTGTGTGGAGCAGGGATAGGGAGAAGGCACGCCGTGTCGCTTGCCGGCTTGTGTCAGGCGCTGTCGTAATAAATGACGTCATCATCACTGTAGCCAACCATGGCCTTCCGTTCGGAGGAACAAAAGAAAGCGGGATTGGGCGTTACCATTCCGAAGCTGGGTTGCGGGTCTTTTGCCATGAAAAATCAATCATGGAAGACAGGGGTTTCATGAAATCAGAAATTCAATGGTACCCTTATAAGGGCAAGTATCCATTGTTCTTAAGTCTTTTCAAGAGTTATTTTTCTGAGAAAAGGGATTGGGTGACCTTTGTCAAAAGTTATATCACACTTTTAAAAAGCAATAAATAA
- a CDS encoding anti-sigma factor domain-containing protein — MKKGVILEINDLYLTLLTPEGEFLRARKHQQDYQVGEEIHFFPETEAVKRKRFGVSILNSFKARAIVLAAVLMLVMTSFLPVYENGQVYAYMSIDVNPSIEMSINDDLRVLQMKGYNPEGKQIIAEIEGWEKKDAALVAEMVIDKIEAKGYFKNKNDVVIATIPNSDSKESVDRKLENKIAEIKKTTSEENLNLKVMEATREDREKAIKQGLTTGLYKEKQKVVPAPSVKPVENEKKDKPEPEKQEPTQKPVKQEPQKKEAPGQTKKENPGEQKGNSGQQGKPSPEKNKEDKNSGMNNNGHTSDKHAYKGNKNAAKPNQHGPKYKNEKNPNANQHPKGNQKGQAGNGKGNNNNK, encoded by the coding sequence ATGAAAAAAGGAGTTATCCTTGAAATAAATGATCTTTACCTAACGTTGTTGACCCCCGAAGGCGAGTTTTTACGTGCCCGAAAGCATCAACAAGATTATCAGGTAGGAGAAGAAATTCACTTTTTTCCAGAAACAGAAGCCGTGAAGAGAAAAAGATTCGGCGTTTCAATTTTAAATAGCTTCAAGGCTAGGGCGATTGTGCTTGCGGCTGTCCTTATGCTTGTTATGACCTCATTTCTTCCGGTATACGAGAACGGACAGGTCTACGCATATATGTCCATAGATGTTAACCCTAGCATAGAAATGTCGATCAATGATGATTTGAGGGTTCTTCAAATGAAAGGCTACAACCCTGAGGGAAAGCAAATCATCGCTGAAATAGAGGGCTGGGAAAAGAAAGATGCTGCCCTTGTGGCTGAAATGGTGATTGATAAGATTGAAGCCAAAGGGTATTTTAAAAATAAGAATGACGTTGTTATCGCGACAATCCCAAATAGTGACTCAAAGGAATCAGTCGACAGGAAATTAGAAAATAAAATAGCTGAAATTAAAAAAACAACAAGTGAAGAAAATTTGAATCTCAAGGTAATGGAAGCAACGCGTGAAGACAGGGAGAAAGCGATTAAGCAAGGCCTCACGACCGGTCTATACAAAGAAAAGCAAAAAGTGGTTCCAGCTCCTTCAGTGAAACCAGTTGAAAATGAAAAGAAAGACAAACCAGAGCCCGAAAAGCAAGAGCCAACACAAAAGCCTGTGAAACAAGAGCCGCAAAAGAAGGAAGCACCTGGCCAAACTAAGAAGGAAAATCCCGGGGAACAAAAAGGGAATTCAGGCCAGCAAGGGAAACCCTCACCTGAAAAAAACAAAGAGGATAAAAACTCGGGCATGAATAACAATGGTCATACAAGCGATAAACATGCTTATAAAGGCAATAAAAATGCTGCTAAGCCTAACCAGCACGGCCCAAAGTATAAAAATGAAAAAAATCCAAACGCAAATCAGCATCCCAAAGGTAACCAAAAAGGACAAGCAGGGAATGGAAAAGGCAACAACAACAATAAATAG
- a CDS encoding TrkH family potassium uptake protein, with the protein MKINLRRRLDKLSPAQIIVAYYLIAVIVSMSLLSLPVAIQPGAKWTFMDALFTAASAVSVTGLSVVTIRDTFTVPGIFILMFVLQFGGIGVMALGTFFWLIIRKKIGLKERRLIMLDQNQTTMSGLVKMLKDILIIIVIIELIGALLLSLYFLKYFPTWQEAFLHGLFASVSATTNGGFDITGASLIPYAQDYFVQTINIILITLGAIGFPVLVEFKSYLFRRKKSVPFHFSLFLKITTLTFLMLLIFGTAAIWALEFNHFLSDKSLLDSFFYAFFQSTTTRSGGLATMDVNDFTDPTLFLMAALMFIGASPSSVGGGIRTTTFALNLLFLYHFARGRRAIKIFNRELHQEDIIKSLVVSIMAVLICFLAVIIMMVTEDHALLAIIFEVASAFGTTGLSMGITPDLSDIGKIVLIILMFIGRVGVISFLLIIGGKTEKESIHYPKERVIIG; encoded by the coding sequence ATGAAGATTAATCTAAGAAGAAGGTTAGACAAATTATCTCCGGCACAAATTATCGTAGCTTATTATTTAATAGCGGTAATTGTATCAATGAGCTTATTGAGTTTGCCGGTTGCCATACAGCCCGGCGCAAAATGGACTTTCATGGATGCTTTATTTACTGCTGCGAGTGCTGTCAGTGTTACTGGTCTTTCTGTCGTTACAATTCGCGATACTTTTACTGTGCCAGGAATTTTTATACTCATGTTTGTCCTTCAGTTCGGTGGTATCGGCGTCATGGCCCTTGGTACATTTTTCTGGCTGATCATCAGGAAGAAAATCGGTTTGAAGGAACGGAGATTGATCATGCTGGATCAGAATCAGACGACTATGTCCGGACTGGTAAAAATGCTTAAAGATATTCTTATTATCATTGTGATTATTGAGCTGATAGGTGCTTTGCTCCTAAGCTTATACTTTCTCAAATACTTTCCGACCTGGCAGGAGGCTTTTCTCCATGGTTTGTTTGCGTCCGTAAGTGCCACGACGAATGGAGGATTCGATATCACTGGAGCCTCCCTGATTCCCTACGCACAGGATTATTTTGTTCAGACCATCAATATAATATTGATTACTCTTGGAGCAATTGGTTTCCCTGTATTAGTTGAGTTCAAAAGTTACCTATTTAGAAGAAAAAAATCTGTTCCATTCCATTTTTCCCTATTCCTTAAGATCACTACTTTGACTTTTCTAATGCTCCTGATTTTTGGCACAGCTGCGATATGGGCATTGGAATTTAATCATTTTTTATCGGATAAATCACTGCTCGATTCATTCTTCTATGCATTTTTCCAATCTACGACAACCAGGAGCGGCGGTTTAGCGACAATGGATGTCAATGATTTTACGGACCCTACGCTTTTCCTGATGGCAGCTCTTATGTTTATCGGTGCTTCTCCAAGTTCAGTGGGCGGTGGGATTCGAACAACAACTTTCGCGTTGAACCTATTATTCCTTTACCATTTTGCACGTGGCAGAAGAGCAATCAAAATTTTCAACAGGGAGTTGCATCAGGAAGATATTATTAAATCCCTTGTTGTATCCATTATGGCCGTGCTGATCTGTTTTCTGGCTGTCATTATCATGATGGTAACAGAAGATCATGCTTTACTCGCGATTATTTTTGAAGTCGCTTCTGCTTTTGGGACAACAGGATTATCAATGGGAATCACTCCAGACCTCTCCGATATTGGAAAAATCGTTCTGATTATCCTGATGTTCATCGGAAGAGTCGGAGTCATTTCCTTCCTGTTGATAATCGGTGGGAAGACGGAGAAGGAAAGCATTCATTATCCTAAAGAACGAGTAATCATTGGATAA
- a CDS encoding alpha/beta-type small acid-soluble spore protein, giving the protein MARNSNKLLVPGVEQFMDQVKYEIAQEFGVNLGSDTVSRANGSVGGEITKRLVQQAQAQLSGQRHE; this is encoded by the coding sequence ATGGCACGTAATTCAAATAAATTGCTTGTTCCTGGCGTGGAGCAATTCATGGACCAGGTTAAATATGAGATTGCACAGGAATTTGGCGTAAACCTGGGTTCTGACACAGTTTCCAGAGCAAATGGTTCAGTTGGAGGAGAAATTACTAAACGTTTAGTTCAGCAGGCACAGGCACAGCTTTCTGGCCAGAGACACGAATAA